One window of the Nicotiana tabacum cultivar K326 chromosome 4, ASM71507v2, whole genome shotgun sequence genome contains the following:
- the LOC107784803 gene encoding cytokinin hydroxylase-like, translating to MEFKQFSQVAILLGMVVILIFFVLCKVLYSWLVLPKLKYQKLKENGFEGPAPSFPLGNINEMKKELMNTASSATSSPSLSALKISHDIHSLAFPYFAKWQKLHGKVFIYWLGTEPFVYIADPEFIKKMSAGVMGKSWGKPTVFKRDRKAMFGKGLVMVEGDEWVRHRHLITPAFTQANVKGMASLMAESAKNMLDRWTALIDSGNPEINVEKEIINTAGEIIAKTSFGINYENGEKVFNKLRSMQFTLFKSTRYVGVPYGNLIMCPKETLKAHNLGMEIDSLLMSIIEDRKKMKKDDLAQHDLLSLLLAGNGKTLSTRELVDECKTFFFGGHETTALALTWTLLLLAVHTEWQTQLREEIKQVMGDAEIDPIRLACLRKMGWVINEVLRLYSPAPNVQRQTREDIQVDNLVIPKGTNIWIDLVSMHHDKQLWGEDVNEFKPERFKDDMIHGGCKHKMGYLPFGFGGRMCIGRNLTMMEYKVVLFLILTNFSFSISPNYRHCPSIMLSLRPTLGLPLILQPL from the exons ATGGAGTTTAAACAGTTTTCTCAAGTTGCTATCCTGCTAGGCATGGTTGTCATTCTTATTTTCTTTGTATTATGTAAAGTATTATATTCTTGGTTGGTGCTGCCCAAACTGAAATATCAGAAGCTTAAGGAAAATGGATTTGAGGGACCAGCACCAAGTTTCCCTCTTGGAAATATTAACGAAATGAAGAAGGAGCTGATGAACACAGCTTCTTCTGCTACTTCGTCACCTTCTCTTTCTGCCTTAAAAATTAGCCATGATATCCATTCATTGGCATTTCCATACTTCGCTAAGTGGCAGAAATTACATG gaAAAGTATTTATATACTGGCTGGGAACAGAACCATTTGTTTACATAGCAGACCCTGAATTCATAAAGAAGATGTCTGCGGGAGTAATGGGCAAAAGTTGGGGGAAGCCAACAGTGTTTAAGAGGGACAGAAAGGCCATGTTTGGTAAAGGGTTGGTTATGGTGGAAGGAGATGAATGGGTGAGACACAGGCATCTTATCACTCCCGCTTTTACCCAAGCCAACGtcaag GGCATGGCAAGCTTAATGGCGGAATCCGCAAAAAACATGCTAGACCGTTGGACTGCTCTCATCGACTCCGGGAACCCAGAAATCAATGTGGAGAAGGAAATAATTAACACGGCGGGAGAAATCATAGCAAAGACAAGCTTCGGCATCAACTACGAAAATGGAGAAAAAGTTTTTAACAAATTGAGAAGCATGCAATTCACACTTTTCAAGTCCACTCGTTATGTCGGGGTACCATATGGCAACCTCATTATGTGCCCTAAAGAGACTCTAAAAGCTCATAATCTAGGGATGGAGATCGATTCTCTACTCATGTCGATCATTGAAGAtcgaaaaaagatgaaaaaagatGATCTTGCACAGCACGATCTTCTTAGTCTGTTGCTGGCAGGGAACGGGAAGACATTGAGTACGAGGGAACTAGTGGATGAGTGTAAAACGTTTTTCTTCGGAGGACATGAGACCACTGCGCTGGCACTCACGTGGACTTTGTTGCTGTTGGCAGTTCATACAGAATGGCAAACTCAGCTCAGAGAGgaaatcaaacaagtgatggGTGATGCTGAAATTGATCCCATAAGACTTGCTTGTCTAAGAAAG ATGGGATGGGTGATTAATGAAGTACTAAGACTATACTCACCTGCACCAAATGTACAAAGGCAAACTAGAGAAGACATTCAAGTAGACAACCTAGTCATCCCCAAAGGAACAAATATATGGATTGATTTGGTGTCCATGCATCACGACAAGCAACTTTGGGGCGAAGACGTGAATGAATTCAAACCAGAAAGGTTCAAGGATGACATGATACATGGCGGATGTAAACACAAAATGGGATATTTGCCTTTTGGTTTTGGAGGAAGGATGTGCATTGGTAGGAATTTGACAATGATGGAGTACAAAGTTGTCTTGTTTTTAATCTTGACAAACTTCTCCTTTTCCATTTCACCTAACTATAGACACTGCCCTTCTATCATGCTTTCTCTTAGGCCCACACTAGGATTGCCTCTTATACTCCAACCTCTTTAG